In Edaphobacter dinghuensis, one genomic interval encodes:
- a CDS encoding RNA polymerase sigma factor, with amino-acid sequence MGIEAIGIDPLGRRPGPFALGLRDAAAVESLPGMAKAATQSGARNGKLTQAQIEARAQQRIEDDELIREAQQGQRTAFDALVRRYDQSVLRLALHMLGNEQDAQDVHQEAFIKAYRHLGNFRFECSFYTWLYRIVTNLCLDQLRRRKSRREDPATVLDSSGGEMDLMANITDDRSMANPARELDRKVMSLRIGEALDKLTPRERTVFELKHYQGLKLRTIGEMLSTTEETAKNTLFRATRKLRANLAGVR; translated from the coding sequence ATGGGCATTGAAGCAATTGGGATAGATCCTCTTGGGCGGCGGCCAGGTCCGTTCGCTTTGGGATTGCGTGATGCCGCAGCGGTAGAATCATTGCCAGGGATGGCAAAAGCGGCCACACAATCCGGTGCCAGAAATGGCAAACTGACGCAGGCGCAGATCGAAGCGCGCGCGCAACAGCGTATCGAAGACGACGAGTTGATCCGCGAGGCCCAGCAAGGGCAGCGGACCGCCTTCGACGCCCTGGTGCGACGTTACGACCAGTCTGTGCTTCGACTGGCGCTGCATATGCTTGGCAATGAGCAGGATGCACAGGACGTTCACCAGGAGGCCTTTATCAAGGCGTACCGCCACCTGGGCAACTTCCGCTTCGAGTGCTCGTTTTACACGTGGCTGTACCGGATTGTTACGAACCTTTGCCTGGACCAGTTGCGCAGGCGAAAGAGCCGCCGGGAAGATCCGGCAACCGTGCTCGATTCGAGCGGCGGCGAGATGGACCTGATGGCGAATATCACCGACGACCGTTCGATGGCCAATCCGGCACGAGAGCTTGACCGGAAGGTGATGAGCCTGAGGATCGGCGAGGCGCTCGATAAGTTGACGCCGCGTGAACGAACCGTATTTGAGCTGAAGCACTACCAGGGGCTGAAGCTGCGGACGATTGGCGAGATGTTGAGCACGACCGAAGAGACGGCAAAGAACACGTTATTTCGGGCAACCCGCAAACTGCGGGCAAATCTTGCCGGAGTACGGTAG
- a CDS encoding ribonuclease HI family protein: MSSSSLFPEKTDWISAHCDGGARGNPGPAGYGALIQDANGMVLAELSEFLGIRTNNFAEYSGLLGCLQFALDNNHRRLRVVSDSELMVKQIQGKYQVKSPDLKPLYEEAKRRIAKLEKFEISHALRHKNKDADRLANEAMDRGTKRPHAPGTPAPAPLKATPYPQKAEAPPNPYAKADAMLRGFTKDGVIHVLGGATLPDGIFVKIIRE; this comes from the coding sequence ATGTCCTCAAGCAGCCTTTTTCCCGAGAAGACCGACTGGATCTCCGCCCACTGCGACGGCGGCGCCCGCGGTAACCCCGGCCCGGCCGGCTATGGAGCCCTCATTCAGGACGCCAACGGCATGGTTCTGGCCGAACTGAGCGAGTTCCTCGGCATCCGCACCAACAATTTTGCAGAGTACTCCGGACTGCTGGGATGTCTCCAGTTCGCCCTCGATAACAACCATCGCCGCCTCCGCGTGGTCTCGGACTCGGAACTGATGGTCAAGCAGATTCAGGGGAAGTACCAGGTCAAAAGCCCTGACCTGAAGCCGCTTTATGAAGAGGCAAAGCGCCGCATCGCCAAACTCGAGAAGTTCGAGATCAGTCACGCCCTGCGTCACAAGAACAAGGACGCCGACCGGCTCGCCAACGAGGCTATGGACCGGGGCACGAAGCGGCCTCACGCTCCCGGAACCCCTGCTCCTGCACCACTCAAAGCGACTCCCTATCCACAGAAGGCCGAGGCCCCACCCAATCCTTACGCCAAGGCAGACGCAATGCTGCGCGGCTTCACCAAGGACGGAGTAATCCACGTGCTCGGCGGCGCGACCCTGCCCGACGGCATCTTCGTCAAGATCATCCGCGAGTAG
- a CDS encoding MarR family winged helix-turn-helix transcriptional regulator — translation MRIESFLKQSPVFQISRAARRLDSLLTRILRNEEMTFLEALVLAAIFFEKKRGIKPSELAETFHTTRGNVSHCISSLEAKGLIRRRMDPEDARAFQLTLQPAGRKRAARVVGILDKMQSQFEAISRPHDFEAMLAQILIIESLCTGLAQSAGEPEQRSESDLKSAEE, via the coding sequence ATGAGAATCGAATCCTTCCTGAAACAAAGCCCTGTCTTTCAGATCAGCCGGGCCGCCCGCCGTCTGGATTCGCTACTCACCCGAATCCTTCGCAACGAGGAGATGACATTCCTTGAGGCATTGGTACTGGCGGCGATCTTCTTCGAGAAGAAGCGCGGCATCAAGCCGTCGGAGCTGGCGGAGACCTTTCACACCACGCGGGGCAATGTAAGTCATTGCATCTCTTCGCTTGAGGCCAAGGGGCTGATCCGGCGACGGATGGACCCCGAGGATGCACGGGCATTTCAACTGACCCTGCAGCCTGCCGGAAGGAAGCGTGCAGCCCGCGTCGTGGGGATTCTCGACAAGATGCAGAGTCAGTTCGAGGCAATCAGCCGCCCACATGACTTCGAAGCGATGCTGGCGCAAATACTCATCATTGAGTCGCTTTGCACAGGATTGGCGCAGTCGGCTGGTGAGCCCGAACAACGATCTGAAAGCGATTTGAAAAGCGCAGAAGAGTAA
- a CDS encoding TonB-dependent receptor plug domain-containing protein, with protein sequence MLNHTKFFLFGLSALLCLDAVAQQASPAPAAQPVAQSVTVTTTVEPIPLSESDRSVQTLDTRQYPLLFNSVVDYLSLDSSLNLQSRAPVGVQSDLSIRGTTFEQSLILLNGLRIDDPETGHLNLDIPVPLDAVSRIEILHGSGSTFYGSDAIGGAVNLITTEPVVPLTGSPFSFTAKAGGGNYSSTEQSFRADYATKPFSAQLSASRDTSGGFIADRNYASNAISAETWLNLKPGTTDILVAASDRPYGANQFYGAYPSWERTKGWFASIEQQLGTRTAASFAYRRHTDMFVLFVDDPSIYENNHIDTAWQSALRRADKLAANVTLSYGLEANGDAIQSTNLGRHARNQGAGYANLSLPSLGRFSLSLGGREEIFSGGDAIFSPNAAAAFTLTHTVRLRASAGHGFRLPTYVDLYYSDPTNIGNPNLKPESSWSYEGGVDWTPANGRLTLTATGFSLHQKDGIDYSKYSLDAPWQATNVGNFNYNGAETQLRLRLPGSEHLDLSYTGVRATSPPKGLISEYAFNYAAQNAIAVWTGDFHQLTAHTQVAVIQKTTQTAYPLWDISLARNSGWLRPYVRLLNLSNTGYQDIPGVPLQGRTIMAGTAFTWPRRR encoded by the coding sequence ATGCTGAACCACACAAAATTCTTCCTCTTCGGGCTCTCTGCACTTCTTTGTCTCGATGCCGTTGCGCAACAAGCTTCTCCTGCGCCTGCCGCTCAACCTGTTGCTCAATCCGTTACGGTCACGACGACGGTAGAGCCCATTCCGCTGTCGGAGAGCGACCGCTCGGTGCAGACGCTCGACACACGGCAGTATCCGCTTCTGTTCAACAGTGTTGTCGATTACCTTAGTCTCGACTCCTCACTCAACCTGCAATCGCGCGCGCCTGTAGGTGTGCAGTCGGATCTTTCAATTCGAGGCACTACATTTGAGCAGTCGCTTATTCTGCTCAACGGCCTTCGTATCGACGATCCTGAGACGGGCCATCTCAATCTCGACATTCCTGTACCGCTCGACGCGGTCTCTCGCATCGAGATACTGCATGGCTCGGGCTCGACTTTTTACGGCTCCGACGCCATTGGGGGAGCGGTGAACCTCATCACGACCGAGCCTGTTGTGCCGCTTACCGGAAGCCCATTCTCGTTTACGGCCAAGGCGGGGGGAGGGAACTATTCTTCGACTGAGCAGTCGTTTCGGGCCGACTACGCGACCAAGCCGTTCTCGGCTCAGTTGAGCGCCAGTAGGGATACGTCCGGCGGCTTCATCGCCGACCGCAACTACGCCAGCAACGCTATTTCTGCTGAGACGTGGCTGAACCTCAAGCCGGGCACGACCGATATTCTTGTCGCTGCCAGCGATCGCCCCTACGGAGCCAACCAGTTTTATGGAGCTTACCCCTCGTGGGAGCGAACGAAGGGCTGGTTCGCCTCGATCGAGCAGCAGTTGGGGACACGGACTGCGGCGAGCTTTGCCTATCGCCGACATACGGATATGTTCGTCCTCTTCGTCGACGATCCCAGCATCTATGAGAACAATCACATCGATACTGCGTGGCAGTCGGCGTTGCGGCGCGCTGACAAGCTTGCTGCGAATGTCACGCTCTCCTATGGACTCGAAGCCAATGGCGATGCGATTCAGAGCACGAACCTGGGCCGCCATGCCCGCAATCAAGGGGCGGGGTATGCGAACCTCTCGCTGCCTTCGCTGGGGAGGTTTTCGCTCTCGCTTGGTGGGCGCGAAGAGATCTTCTCGGGTGGGGATGCGATCTTTTCTCCGAATGCTGCAGCGGCATTTACGCTGACGCACACTGTTCGGCTGCGAGCCTCGGCGGGACACGGCTTTCGGCTGCCGACTTATGTCGACCTCTACTACTCCGATCCGACCAATATCGGTAATCCAAACCTCAAGCCGGAGTCTTCGTGGAGCTATGAGGGGGGCGTTGACTGGACGCCCGCGAACGGGCGTCTGACGCTTACGGCTACGGGGTTCAGTCTTCATCAGAAGGACGGCATCGACTACTCGAAGTATTCGCTCGACGCTCCGTGGCAGGCTACCAATGTCGGCAACTTCAACTACAACGGGGCGGAGACTCAGCTTCGTCTGCGCCTTCCCGGCTCGGAGCATCTGGATCTCAGCTATACGGGTGTGCGCGCCACTTCGCCGCCGAAGGGGCTGATCTCTGAGTACGCCTTCAACTATGCTGCGCAGAACGCCATCGCTGTCTGGACGGGAGATTTTCACCAGCTTACGGCGCATACGCAGGTCGCAGTTATTCAGAAGACGACTCAAACAGCCTATCCGTTGTGGGATATTTCTCTGGCTCGTAATAGTGGCTGGTTGCGCCCGTATGTGCGGCTTTTGAATCTGAGCAATACGGGGTATCAGGATATTCCGGGTGTGCCTTTGCAGGGGCGCACGATTATGGCGGGGACGGCTTTTACGTGGCCTCGTCGACGGTGA
- a CDS encoding TIGR03435 family protein, with the protein MRANCVVRENLHKALLFFAAALLVFATPVVIAQQSGTGQQTASPMSPMAADAHPSFEVATIKPADPSETGNFIVGGHRLVIEGQTVNDLISFAYAVHRKQIVNGPAWLETERFDIDGQADQPGVANLHQVQEMLQKLLQDRFGLKLHREKRDLPIYAITLAKGGPKLTPSPKNTYGLPTQSGHGQGGQQQRKFTNNSMSDFALGMQNYMDRPVIDETNLPGRYDFILRWTPDNVPTTEPGAPPGIFTAIQEELGLKLEATKGPADVLVIDHIERPSAN; encoded by the coding sequence ATGCGGGCCAACTGCGTTGTTCGAGAGAATCTGCACAAAGCACTGCTCTTCTTCGCAGCCGCTCTGCTCGTCTTCGCAACCCCGGTCGTCATCGCTCAACAAAGCGGTACAGGACAGCAAACTGCCTCGCCCATGTCACCCATGGCGGCGGACGCTCATCCATCCTTTGAAGTCGCAACAATCAAGCCTGCCGACCCCAGTGAAACCGGAAACTTCATCGTAGGCGGCCATCGCCTTGTCATCGAAGGCCAGACCGTTAACGATCTCATCTCCTTCGCCTACGCGGTCCATCGCAAGCAGATCGTAAACGGCCCGGCGTGGCTGGAGACCGAACGGTTCGACATCGACGGACAAGCCGATCAACCGGGCGTGGCAAATCTCCACCAGGTTCAGGAGATGCTGCAAAAGCTACTCCAAGACCGATTCGGCCTCAAGCTCCATCGTGAAAAGCGCGACCTCCCCATCTATGCGATCACGCTAGCCAAGGGAGGCCCAAAGCTCACGCCCAGCCCCAAGAACACTTACGGCCTACCGACACAGAGCGGTCACGGACAGGGCGGTCAACAGCAGAGGAAGTTCACCAACAACTCCATGTCAGACTTCGCCCTCGGCATGCAGAACTATATGGACAGACCGGTTATCGATGAAACAAACCTTCCCGGCAGATACGACTTCATCCTGAGATGGACCCCCGACAACGTACCCACCACCGAGCCGGGCGCGCCTCCCGGCATCTTCACCGCCATTCAGGAGGAACTGGGCCTGAAGCTCGAAGCCACAAAAGGCCCCGCCGACGTCCTCGTGATAGACCACATCGAGCGACCATCAGCAAACTAG
- a CDS encoding GatB/YqeY domain-containing protein produces MSIGEKIQADIITAMKAKDEHRLTTLRMVKSALKNKEIDKREALTDAEESQILTTLIKQRKDSVEQFTKGNRPQLAEKEQLEIAMIEAYLPKAASEDDIRAVVQGAISHLTQDGSKLSPKDMGTTMRVVQQRLQASGVRADGKLVSEIVKAELAK; encoded by the coding sequence ATGAGTATCGGCGAAAAGATTCAGGCAGACATCATCACAGCCATGAAGGCCAAGGACGAGCACCGTTTGACGACGCTGCGCATGGTTAAGAGCGCTCTCAAGAATAAGGAGATCGACAAGCGCGAGGCCCTCACCGACGCCGAAGAGAGCCAGATCCTCACCACGCTGATCAAGCAGCGCAAGGACTCGGTCGAACAGTTCACCAAGGGCAATCGTCCCCAACTGGCCGAAAAAGAGCAGCTTGAGATCGCCATGATCGAAGCCTATCTGCCCAAGGCCGCCAGCGAGGACGACATCCGCGCCGTGGTGCAAGGCGCAATCTCGCACCTGACGCAGGATGGAAGCAAGCTCAGTCCGAAGGACATGGGAACCACAATGCGCGTCGTCCAGCAGCGGCTGCAAGCCAGCGGCGTCCGTGCCGACGGCAAGCTGGTCAGCGAGATCGTCAAGGCGGAACTGGCGAAGTAA
- a CDS encoding pyridoxal-phosphate-dependent aminotransferase family protein, producing MIRKTRLFTPGPTPLLPAAQFAMAAADIHHRTAEFRALFTRVLSQLKEFVGTTNDVLILASSGSGAMEASVSNLTSPGDRVLVLTAGKFGERWTGITKAFGCHVDVVEAPYGSTFTLDQIKAALKLETRAVFVQATESSTGVSHDIEAIGKLLKDEKSEALFVVDGITGLGTTHIDMDAWGIDVLIGGSQKALMIPPGLSYLAVSPRAWDRMESTYNPRYYFDLRKERKNAAKGESAYTPSVALIAAMGAALDYIAGQAEGNLVEGRKKLVDNAQTCAAMTRAAATAMGFKLFAPKGREAGAATAIMAPEGTDSGTIVKGLRSKFAIIVTDGQGEMKGSLFRIAHIGFFDYMDTIAVIGALEQVAIAAKLPLSNLAFGTGLVAAQKTFAEDSTVK from the coding sequence ATGATCCGCAAAACTCGCCTTTTCACTCCTGGACCGACCCCTCTTCTTCCCGCCGCCCAGTTTGCTATGGCTGCCGCAGACATCCACCATCGCACCGCTGAGTTCCGCGCCCTCTTCACCCGCGTCCTCTCGCAGCTCAAGGAGTTCGTCGGCACCACCAACGATGTGCTCATCCTCGCCAGCTCCGGCTCGGGAGCCATGGAAGCCTCCGTCTCGAACCTGACCTCGCCGGGTGATCGCGTTCTCGTGCTGACTGCTGGAAAGTTCGGCGAGCGCTGGACCGGCATCACCAAGGCCTTCGGTTGCCATGTCGACGTCGTTGAGGCTCCTTATGGCAGCACCTTTACGCTCGACCAGATCAAGGCCGCGCTGAAGCTTGAGACCCGCGCTGTTTTCGTACAGGCTACTGAGTCCTCGACCGGCGTGAGCCACGATATCGAGGCCATCGGCAAGCTGCTGAAGGATGAGAAGTCCGAGGCGCTGTTTGTTGTCGACGGCATCACCGGTCTTGGCACCACGCATATTGACATGGATGCATGGGGCATCGACGTTCTGATCGGCGGCTCGCAGAAGGCGCTGATGATTCCTCCGGGGCTCTCGTATCTCGCGGTCAGCCCGCGTGCGTGGGACCGCATGGAGTCGACCTACAACCCGCGCTACTACTTCGATCTCCGCAAGGAGCGCAAGAATGCAGCTAAGGGTGAGTCGGCTTATACGCCTTCCGTCGCCTTAATCGCAGCCATGGGCGCGGCGCTTGACTATATTGCTGGACAGGCTGAGGGCAACCTTGTCGAAGGCCGTAAGAAGCTTGTCGATAACGCTCAGACCTGCGCTGCCATGACTCGCGCGGCTGCTACCGCGATGGGCTTCAAGCTCTTCGCGCCGAAGGGCCGCGAGGCCGGTGCTGCGACTGCCATTATGGCTCCGGAGGGTACGGATTCCGGCACGATCGTGAAGGGCCTGCGCTCGAAGTTCGCCATCATCGTCACCGACGGTCAGGGCGAGATGAAGGGGTCGCTTTTCCGCATCGCTCACATCGGCTTCTTCGACTATATGGACACGATCGCGGTTATTGGTGCGCTCGAGCAGGTAGCAATTGCAGCCAAGCTTCCGCTTTCGAACCTTGCCTTCGGCACCGGCCTTGTTGCCGCGCAAAAGACGTTTGCCGAAGACTCCACCGTAAAATAG
- a CDS encoding type II toxin-antitoxin system HicB family antitoxin — protein sequence MKYQIDFEQEEDGRWIAEIEDLPGVMAYGSSKTDAESNVEAMALRVIADRIEREHKTMSQVEFAVA from the coding sequence ATGAAATATCAGATCGATTTTGAGCAGGAAGAAGATGGCCGCTGGATCGCAGAGATTGAAGATCTTCCCGGCGTCATGGCTTACGGCTCCTCGAAGACCGATGCTGAATCGAATGTTGAGGCCATGGCCCTGCGCGTGATCGCAGACCGTATCGAACGCGAACATAAGACCATGAGCCAGGTCGAGTTCGCAGTCGCATGA
- a CDS encoding type II toxin-antitoxin system HicA family toxin, with protein MSQWPSSKARKVLKALQRIGWVEHHIVKGSSHQQLKRSGYPDFTWAFHDSEEIGPRMLARIAKHTGLKPEDL; from the coding sequence ATGAGCCAGTGGCCCAGCTCCAAAGCCAGAAAAGTTTTGAAAGCACTTCAACGAATCGGCTGGGTCGAACATCACATTGTCAAAGGCAGTTCACACCAGCAACTCAAGCGCTCCGGCTACCCGGACTTTACATGGGCCTTTCACGATAGCGAAGAGATAGGCCCCAGGATGCTTGCTCGCATCGCCAAACATACCGGCCTCAAACCGGAAGACTTATAG
- the serA gene encoding phosphoglycerate dehydrogenase translates to MKIVLAEKVSPATLAVFQQEPGWNVVTPDQIKNGLAAELADADALVVRSAVQVDAKLLESAPKLRVIGRAGVGVDNIDTPAATHRGIVVMNTPGANAVAVAELTLGLMVSMARSVPRANATMHQGKWEKKSLQGQELRGKTLGIVGLGRVGLEVARRAKAFGMNLIGYDPFIAPVIARENDVTLVPIDEIFKESDYLTLHVGLTTQTEGLINATSLAIMKKGVRIVNCARGELIVEQALADAIKSGHVAGAALDVFHQEPLKESIFHNLDNVILSPHIAGSTDEAQEAIGIQLAMQVRDYLKLGVVQNAVNLPSLSHEEYIEVAPYIEMAERLGHFLSHATPGNLENIQITYTGRIAQGKTDLIRNAAIAGIFAEEEGVNRINAASVVAERGIRIQEDKKEFTTGGAGSVLKLVLHSSDGETSASATVLHGTSPRLLTYDGIDIEAPLNGTLVSIRNHDVPGVVGRIGTILGEHQVNIANFALGRSNGSSRSSRVPQGQALAVVQIDVPSAASANAAVEALRKVEAIASVRLVELGKL, encoded by the coding sequence ATGAAGATCGTTCTCGCCGAAAAAGTCTCGCCTGCCACCCTTGCCGTCTTCCAGCAGGAGCCAGGCTGGAATGTTGTCACGCCTGACCAGATTAAGAACGGCCTCGCCGCCGAACTTGCCGATGCTGACGCGCTTGTCGTCCGCTCCGCCGTTCAGGTCGATGCCAAGCTGCTTGAGTCCGCGCCGAAGCTGCGCGTGATTGGCCGCGCCGGTGTCGGCGTCGACAACATCGACACCCCGGCTGCCACGCATCGCGGCATCGTCGTGATGAACACGCCGGGCGCCAACGCCGTCGCCGTTGCCGAACTGACGCTTGGCTTGATGGTCTCGATGGCCCGCTCCGTGCCTCGTGCCAACGCGACCATGCACCAGGGCAAGTGGGAGAAGAAGTCGCTGCAGGGGCAGGAGCTTCGCGGCAAGACGCTCGGCATTGTCGGCCTGGGCCGCGTCGGACTTGAGGTTGCACGTCGCGCCAAGGCGTTCGGCATGAACCTGATCGGCTACGATCCGTTCATCGCGCCGGTGATCGCGCGCGAGAACGATGTGACGCTGGTTCCTATCGACGAGATCTTCAAGGAGTCCGATTATCTGACGCTGCACGTCGGTCTCACTACGCAGACCGAGGGGCTGATCAACGCGACCTCGCTGGCCATCATGAAGAAGGGCGTCCGCATCGTTAACTGCGCTCGCGGCGAGCTGATCGTCGAACAGGCGCTGGCCGATGCGATCAAGTCCGGCCACGTTGCCGGTGCTGCCCTTGACGTCTTCCATCAGGAGCCGCTCAAAGAGTCGATCTTCCACAACCTTGACAACGTCATTCTGTCGCCACACATCGCCGGTTCGACCGACGAGGCGCAGGAGGCCATCGGCATCCAGCTTGCGATGCAGGTGCGTGATTACCTCAAGCTTGGTGTGGTGCAGAACGCGGTCAACCTGCCCAGCCTGTCGCACGAGGAGTACATCGAAGTTGCGCCGTACATCGAGATGGCGGAGCGCCTTGGCCACTTCCTCTCGCATGCTACGCCGGGCAATCTGGAGAATATCCAGATCACCTATACGGGACGCATCGCGCAGGGTAAGACCGACCTTATTCGGAACGCTGCTATCGCGGGCATCTTTGCTGAAGAAGAGGGCGTCAACCGCATCAACGCAGCTTCGGTGGTTGCTGAGCGCGGCATTCGCATTCAGGAAGATAAGAAGGAGTTCACCACGGGGGGCGCGGGTTCCGTGCTGAAGCTCGTGCTGCACTCCTCTGATGGTGAAACCAGTGCATCGGCGACGGTTCTTCATGGAACCTCGCCGCGCTTGTTGACCTACGATGGCATCGACATCGAGGCTCCCCTGAATGGAACGCTGGTTTCGATTCGCAACCACGATGTTCCCGGTGTTGTGGGCCGCATCGGCACGATCCTTGGCGAACACCAGGTCAATATTGCGAACTTCGCTCTTGGCCGGTCGAACGGCTCCAGCCGCTCCAGCCGCGTTCCGCAGGGACAGGCGCTGGCGGTGGTGCAGATCGACGTTCCCAGCGCAGCTTCGGCCAACGCTGCCGTCGAGGCTTTGCGTAAGGTAGAGGCGATTGCCAGCGTTCGGCTGGTGGAACTCGGCAAGCTGTAG
- a CDS encoding tRNA dihydrouridine synthase — translation MKKRYTLEQKHWDDPAEHAMPEHARVPATLTIGNVKIAPATVLAPMAGVTDTVFRRFIKNASQFTANADSANVEQATTNQQSGCGLIMTEFTSADGLSRMRETKRKRYLTYYDDEHPISAQLFGSNPETLADSARIVQDAGFDLVDLNLGCPAKRVVACNGGSGLLRDLPLIETIFKAVRAAVTIPFTVKFRIGWNDANIVCVELAKMAEDCGLNAAALHARTREDGYTGQARWEYIAAVKDAVKIPVIGNGDIRTPEDAAAMVDATGCDAVMIGRTAPSNPWIFRQIAQYTASKEATGIGTYDKPTDEDRYRMIRTYFQMMVDEIALEEQAEAARAAAITASGQIARDQRHRDCVGKMKQFASWFTHGVPGGSALRKQIFDAKNGAAVLDAVEHFFETKREEVDAILV, via the coding sequence ATGAAGAAGCGCTACACACTCGAGCAGAAGCACTGGGACGACCCAGCGGAGCACGCCATGCCCGAGCACGCGCGCGTCCCGGCCACACTCACCATCGGCAATGTGAAGATCGCTCCCGCGACCGTTCTCGCACCCATGGCCGGAGTGACCGATACAGTCTTCCGCCGCTTCATCAAGAACGCCAGCCAGTTCACCGCCAACGCCGACAGCGCAAACGTAGAACAGGCGACGACGAACCAGCAATCCGGCTGCGGCCTCATCATGACCGAGTTCACCTCGGCCGACGGCCTCTCGCGGATGCGCGAGACCAAGCGCAAACGCTACCTCACCTACTACGACGACGAGCACCCCATCTCGGCGCAACTCTTCGGCTCAAACCCCGAGACGCTTGCCGACTCGGCACGCATCGTTCAGGATGCCGGCTTCGATCTCGTCGACCTCAACCTCGGCTGCCCCGCCAAGCGCGTCGTTGCCTGCAACGGCGGCTCCGGCCTGCTGCGCGACCTGCCTCTGATTGAGACCATCTTCAAGGCCGTTCGCGCTGCCGTCACAATTCCCTTCACCGTAAAGTTCCGCATCGGCTGGAACGATGCCAACATCGTCTGCGTCGAGCTGGCAAAGATGGCCGAAGACTGCGGCCTCAACGCCGCCGCACTCCACGCCCGCACCCGCGAAGACGGCTACACCGGACAGGCGCGCTGGGAGTACATCGCCGCCGTCAAAGATGCCGTCAAAATTCCAGTAATCGGCAACGGCGACATTCGCACCCCCGAAGATGCTGCCGCCATGGTCGATGCCACCGGCTGCGATGCCGTGATGATCGGCCGCACCGCCCCGTCGAATCCGTGGATCTTCCGCCAGATCGCGCAGTACACCGCTTCAAAAGAAGCCACAGGCATCGGCACCTACGACAAGCCGACCGACGAAGACCGCTACCGCATGATTCGCACCTATTTTCAGATGATGGTCGACGAGATCGCTCTCGAAGAACAGGCCGAAGCCGCCCGCGCTGCAGCCATCACCGCCTCCGGCCAGATCGCCCGCGACCAGCGCCACCGCGACTGCGTCGGCAAGATGAAGCAGTTCGCCAGCTGGTTCACGCACGGCGTTCCCGGCGGCTCCGCGCTGCGCAAGCAGATCTTCGACGCGAAGAATGGCGCAGCGGTACTCGACGCCGTAGAACACTTCTTCGAGACGAAGCGGGAAGAAGTAGACGCTATACTCGTCTAA
- the rpmE gene encoding 50S ribosomal protein L31 yields the protein MPKEGIHPNYETITVKCACGNHFETRSTHKGDIVLEICSACHPFFTGKQKLVDTAGRVERFRRKFAKSDAGKAEAAAK from the coding sequence ATGCCCAAAGAAGGAATTCACCCGAATTACGAGACCATCACCGTCAAGTGCGCCTGCGGTAACCACTTCGAGACCCGCTCCACGCACAAGGGCGATATCGTCCTTGAAATCTGCTCTGCCTGCCACCCGTTCTTCACCGGTAAGCAGAAGCTGGTCGACACCGCAGGCCGCGTCGAGCGCTTCCGCCGCAAGTTCGCCAAGTCCGACGCCGGCAAGGCAGAAGCCGCCGCGAAGTAA
- a CDS encoding ATP-binding protein, whose product MIEICPICEGSGLQVIRQDGKQFVRDCTCRVQRRAARMLERAHIPKRYEHCSLESYETNFPSSHRTLGAAHLRARKFVEGYPVETAGTGLLLTGSIGVGKTHLAVGILQALVTERGATGLFFDYRDLLKQVQNSYNRQVSATELEILAPVFEAEVLVLDELGASKPTDWVWDTVAHILNTRYNDRRTTIITTNYANMGPLGAEPGTRVSMREETLGDRIGERMRSRLQEMCVVVEMQGEDFRQKVKRASFA is encoded by the coding sequence ATGATTGAGATTTGTCCGATATGCGAGGGGTCCGGCCTGCAGGTGATCCGGCAGGATGGCAAGCAGTTTGTGCGTGACTGCACCTGCCGCGTGCAGCGGCGGGCGGCGCGGATGCTGGAGCGGGCGCATATTCCGAAGCGCTACGAGCACTGCTCGCTTGAGAGCTATGAGACGAACTTTCCCTCGTCGCACCGGACACTGGGAGCGGCGCATCTGCGTGCGCGAAAGTTTGTGGAGGGGTATCCCGTTGAAACTGCGGGGACGGGGCTTTTGCTCACTGGTTCCATTGGGGTGGGTAAGACGCATCTTGCTGTCGGCATCTTGCAGGCGTTGGTGACGGAGCGCGGGGCGACGGGGCTATTTTTTGATTATCGCGATTTGCTGAAGCAGGTGCAGAACAGCTATAACCGGCAGGTTTCGGCGACGGAGCTGGAGATTCTTGCGCCGGTGTTTGAGGCTGAGGTCCTGGTACTGGATGAACTGGGCGCATCGAAGCCGACGGACTGGGTGTGGGACACGGTCGCGCACATTTTGAACACTCGGTACAACGACCGCCGCACCACCATTATCACCACGAACTATGCGAACATGGGTCCGCTTGGCGCGGAGCCGGGTACACGGGTGTCGATGCGCGAAGAGACACTGGGCGACCGCATCGGAGAGCGCATGCGTTCGCGGTTGCAGGAGATGTGTGTCGTGGTTGAGATGCAGGGCGAAGATTTTCGCCAGAAGGTCAAGCGGGCCAGCTTCGCATAA